The proteins below come from a single Nitrosospira sp. Is2 genomic window:
- a CDS encoding phosphoglycerate mutase, whose product MNLHLLVPSLFWPDASLPEIYRDLPLPALENLLTKCSRTDDEPEGMEPWLCRAFGVQKQLDWPVAPITLRGDGGERIKAGQDYWIRADPVHLRIERDQAVLADSRVFPIAPEEAHQLTSLLTRHFSANGLDMEFLPLQPDRWYVRLVETPPAHTHLLSDVIDRGINDHLPYGSNNTIWRGLFNEVQMLLHEHPLNQAREGRGEPSINATWFWGGGIMPESLVSDYSQVWSNDDLAGSLALASGTGQAPLPPNAAIWRQSTPSGNHLVVLDSLHGKAQYHDPYGWRESLKQLDHNWFGPLWAMLKQGEIDQVTLTSLENKKVRNFAVRRSDLRKFWRRPKAIAMYAAG is encoded by the coding sequence ATGAATCTGCATTTGCTCGTTCCCTCGCTATTCTGGCCTGACGCGTCGCTTCCCGAAATTTATCGTGATTTGCCGCTGCCTGCGCTGGAAAACCTCCTCACAAAATGCTCACGCACAGATGATGAACCGGAGGGCATGGAGCCCTGGCTTTGCCGCGCCTTTGGCGTCCAGAAGCAGCTTGACTGGCCGGTGGCCCCTATCACACTGCGGGGCGACGGCGGGGAGAGAATAAAAGCGGGACAGGATTATTGGATTCGTGCCGATCCGGTGCATTTGCGTATTGAGCGCGACCAAGCCGTCCTTGCTGACAGCCGCGTTTTTCCGATCGCGCCAGAAGAAGCCCATCAGCTGACAAGTCTGCTCACCCGGCATTTTTCTGCAAATGGCCTTGACATGGAATTCCTGCCTTTGCAGCCTGATCGCTGGTACGTGCGGCTGGTCGAGACGCCGCCGGCGCACACGCATTTACTCAGCGACGTTATCGATCGTGGCATCAATGACCATTTGCCCTACGGCTCGAACAATACGATCTGGCGCGGCTTGTTTAACGAAGTTCAAATGCTGCTGCACGAGCACCCGCTAAACCAGGCGCGCGAGGGGCGCGGCGAACCTTCCATTAACGCTACTTGGTTCTGGGGCGGTGGAATCATGCCTGAGTCTTTAGTATCCGATTATTCGCAGGTGTGGAGCAATGATGATCTTGCCGGCAGCCTCGCGCTTGCCTCCGGTACAGGCCAGGCCCCGCTCCCACCCAACGCGGCAATATGGCGCCAGTCCACCCCATCCGGCAATCACCTTGTCGTGCTCGATTCCTTACACGGAAAGGCCCAGTACCATGATCCGTACGGATGGCGTGAAAGTCTGAAACAACTCGACCATAACTGGTTTGGACCTCTTTGGGCAATGTTGAAGCAGGGGGAAATCGATCAGGTGACCCTCACCTCGTTGGAGAATAAAAAAGTGAGAAATTTCGCTGTCCGGCGCAGCGATTTGAGAAAATTCTGGCGTAGACCGAAAGCAATCGCCATGTATGCAGCCGGGTAA